In one Sphingomonas sp. AP4-R1 genomic region, the following are encoded:
- a CDS encoding ferrous iron transporter B — protein MTPAPLVALVGNPNAGKSALFNALTGARQKVGNYPGVTVERKSGRMALDDGRPIEMLDLPGTYSLDPSSPDEAVTRDVLIGTQDGERRPNAMVVVVDATNLDNHLRFALQLIALGLPTVVALNMIDMAERDGTQIDIARLSAELGVPVVATVAVRKRGLEDLKDAIGRASAGGGRAVVPPVLPETDITSLQRRARQIARAATVQRPIATRWTERFDRVALHPVAGPILLAVLMFVMFQAVFSWSQAPIDWLAALQEWLAAQAVAHLPDMFLRDLLVEGVINGVGSVVAFLPQILVLFAFILVLEASGYMVRAAFLMDRLMASVGLSGRAFIPLLSSFACAIPGIMATRAIDDPRDRLTTILIAPLMTCSARLPVYALIIGAFIPARDVAPGVGLQGLVLFGLYIAGIVGAMAASAVLRRTVTKGGGGGFMMELPRYQLPVVRDVLLGLWQRTFVFMRRAGTVILTVTAVLWLLTSYPKVPVGSPMKQSEYSIAGHIASALEPIVRPIGFGHDMALAIIPAMAAREVAVSALQTVYSIDSASDETQGEKKLAERLQGAWSLPTALAFLAWFVFAPQCLSTIAVIRRETNGWLWPSFTLAYLFGMAWLAAGATFWTATALGL, from the coding sequence ATGACGCCCGCCCCCCTCGTCGCCCTCGTCGGCAATCCCAATGCGGGCAAGAGCGCGCTGTTCAATGCGCTGACGGGCGCGCGCCAGAAGGTCGGCAATTATCCCGGCGTCACGGTCGAACGGAAATCGGGCCGGATGGCGCTCGACGACGGCCGCCCGATCGAGATGCTCGATCTGCCCGGCACCTACAGCCTCGATCCGTCGAGCCCCGACGAGGCGGTGACGCGCGACGTGCTGATCGGCACGCAGGATGGCGAGCGCCGCCCCAATGCGATGGTCGTCGTGGTCGACGCCACCAATCTCGACAATCACCTCCGCTTCGCGCTCCAGCTGATCGCTTTGGGGCTGCCCACCGTGGTGGCGCTCAACATGATCGACATGGCCGAGCGCGACGGCACGCAGATCGATATCGCGCGCCTTTCGGCCGAGCTGGGCGTGCCCGTCGTCGCCACCGTCGCCGTCCGCAAGCGCGGGCTGGAGGACCTGAAGGACGCGATCGGCCGCGCGAGCGCCGGCGGCGGCCGCGCGGTGGTGCCGCCGGTCCTTCCCGAAACCGACATCACCAGCCTGCAGCGGCGCGCCCGCCAGATCGCGCGCGCCGCGACCGTCCAGCGCCCGATCGCCACCCGCTGGACCGAGCGCTTCGATCGCGTCGCGCTCCATCCCGTCGCCGGGCCGATCCTGCTGGCGGTGCTGATGTTCGTGATGTTCCAGGCGGTCTTCTCCTGGAGTCAGGCGCCGATCGACTGGCTGGCCGCGCTGCAGGAATGGCTCGCGGCCCAGGCCGTCGCGCATCTGCCGGACATGTTCCTGCGCGATCTGCTGGTGGAAGGCGTGATCAACGGCGTCGGCTCGGTCGTCGCCTTCCTGCCGCAGATCCTCGTCCTGTTCGCCTTCATCCTCGTGCTGGAGGCGTCGGGCTATATGGTCCGCGCGGCCTTCCTGATGGACCGGCTGATGGCGAGCGTGGGCCTGTCCGGTCGCGCCTTCATCCCGCTCCTCTCGTCGTTCGCCTGCGCCATCCCCGGCATCATGGCGACGCGCGCGATCGACGATCCGCGCGATCGCCTGACGACGATCCTGATCGCGCCGCTGATGACCTGCTCGGCGCGCCTGCCCGTTTATGCATTGATCATCGGCGCCTTCATTCCGGCGCGCGACGTGGCGCCGGGCGTCGGCCTGCAGGGGCTCGTCCTGTTCGGGCTCTATATCGCCGGCATCGTCGGCGCGATGGCGGCCTCGGCCGTGCTGCGGCGGACCGTCACCAAAGGCGGCGGCGGCGGCTTCATGATGGAATTGCCGCGCTATCAGCTGCCGGTGGTGCGCGACGTGCTGCTCGGCCTGTGGCAGCGCACCTTCGTCTTCATGCGGCGCGCGGGCACGGTGATCCTCACCGTCACGGCGGTGCTGTGGCTGCTCACCTCCTATCCGAAGGTGCCGGTCGGCAGCCCGATGAAGCAGAGCGAATATTCGATCGCCGGACACATCGCGAGCGCGCTGGAGCCCATCGTCCGCCCGATCGGCTTCGGCCACGATATGGCGCTGGCGATCATTCCCGCGATGGCCGCGCGCGAAGTGGCCGTGTCGGCGCTCCAGACGGTCTATTCGATCGACAGCGCCAGCGACGAGACGCAGGGCGAGAAGAAGCTGGCCGAGCGGCTGCAGGGCGCCTGGTCGCTCCCCACCGCCCTCGCCTTCCTCGCCTGGTTCGTGTTCGCACCCCAGTGCCTCTCCACCATCGCCGTGATCCGCCGCGAGACCAATGGCTGGCTGTGGCCCAGCTTCACGCTCGCCTATCTGTTCGGCATGGCATGGCTGGCGGCGGGCGCGACCTTCTGGACGGCGACCGCGCTGGGGTTGTAG
- a CDS encoding DUF177 domain-containing protein — protein MADVTSEFSRPVRLDTLGEGARALAVTANEAERAALTARFRIVAIGRLEAETMLTRVGEAVEVSGRIVADVVQACVASGEDVPQAIDEPFTLRFVPEQAANGGDEEVELDEGELDELFYTGGSIDVGEAVAQTLALALDPYPRAAHAAQALKAAGVKSEEEAKPAGALAGLKDLLKK, from the coding sequence ATGGCGGACGTGACTTCTGAATTTTCCCGGCCGGTGCGGCTGGACACGCTCGGCGAAGGCGCGCGCGCGCTGGCCGTGACGGCGAACGAGGCCGAGCGTGCGGCGCTGACGGCGCGCTTCCGCATCGTGGCGATCGGCCGGCTGGAGGCGGAGACGATGCTGACGCGCGTCGGCGAGGCGGTCGAGGTGTCCGGCCGGATCGTGGCCGACGTGGTGCAGGCGTGCGTGGCGAGCGGCGAGGATGTGCCGCAGGCGATCGACGAGCCCTTCACCCTGCGCTTCGTGCCCGAGCAGGCCGCGAATGGCGGCGACGAGGAAGTGGAGCTGGACGAGGGCGAACTGGACGAACTGTTCTACACGGGCGGCAGTATCGACGTGGGCGAGGCGGTGGCGCAGACGCTGGCGCTGGCGCTCGATCCCTATCCGCGCGCGGCCCATGCGGCGCAGGCGCTGAAAGCGGCAGGCGTGAAGAGCGAGGAGGAGGCCAAGCCCGCCGGCGCGCTGGCGGGCCTCAAGGACCTGCTGAAGAAGTGA
- the mutS gene encoding DNA mismatch repair protein MutS: MTTAPTPMMAQYLALKASVPDCLLFYRMGDFFELFFDDAAKAAADLDIALTSRGEHLGAPIPMCGVPAHSHEGYLARLIKAGHRVAIAEQTESPEEAKRRGGKTLVTRAIVRIVSPGTLTEETLLDARAANWLAAVGEAAGGLGIAACDISTGRFEIGPAARDALEAEIARLSPAELIAPPALAATLPDGLAVDKGFDSANGERRLKALFGVATLDGWGAFTRAELAAAGALLDYLDRAGQGHLPFLQPPVRRAAADHMMIDAASRESLEITATASGQRKGSLLDAIDRTVTGGGARALAADLSAPLGDRPMIEARLDLVALFHDDTDLRARLRSALRAQPDVARALGRLASGRGGPRDLGQLRDGLDQAQRLQAMLRGVDPAPPLLAHLLPALGGHGALVDELARALVPAPPIESAQGGYIAQGYDAALDALRATGGEGRRAIAQLEARFREKTGVSQLKIRHNNVLGYHIEVPAKSADPLMKAESGFTHRQTLAGVVRFNAPELHEEASRVGQAGAHALAAEAAHLEALTEQALARRHDIAATADALARLDVSAGQAERAAEGGWCRPAIAEHPCLEIEGGRHPVVESAVAATGGRFVANDCRLSPDDRLWLVTGPNMGGKSTFLRQNAAMLILAQAGGFVPATSATLGLCDRLFSRVGASDNLARGRSTFMVEMVETAAILAQATERSFVILDEVGRGTSTYDGLAIAWAVVEAVHDINRCRCLFATHYHELTRLADRLDSLSLHHVRAREWKGDLVLLHELAQGPADRSYGLAVARLAGLAPAVVGRAKDVLKKLEAGRVATGGIAAGLDDLPLFAAAAVAPEEEKPDALRDALATIDADALSPREALEALYRLKGLAAGE; this comes from the coding sequence ATGACCACCGCCCCCACGCCGATGATGGCGCAATATCTCGCGCTGAAGGCAAGCGTGCCCGATTGCCTGCTCTTCTACCGGATGGGCGATTTCTTCGAACTGTTCTTCGACGATGCCGCCAAGGCGGCCGCCGATCTGGATATCGCGCTCACCTCACGCGGCGAGCATCTCGGCGCGCCGATCCCAATGTGCGGCGTGCCCGCGCACAGCCACGAAGGCTATCTCGCACGCCTGATCAAGGCCGGCCACCGCGTCGCCATCGCCGAGCAGACCGAATCCCCCGAGGAGGCCAAAAGACGCGGCGGCAAGACGCTCGTCACGCGCGCGATCGTCCGCATCGTCAGCCCCGGCACGCTGACCGAGGAAACCCTGCTCGACGCGCGGGCGGCCAACTGGCTGGCGGCGGTGGGCGAAGCGGCGGGCGGCCTCGGCATCGCCGCCTGCGACATCTCCACCGGCCGGTTCGAGATCGGCCCCGCCGCGCGCGACGCGCTGGAGGCGGAGATCGCCCGCCTCTCCCCCGCCGAACTGATCGCTCCGCCCGCGCTGGCCGCCACGCTTCCCGACGGCCTCGCCGTCGACAAGGGCTTCGACAGCGCCAACGGGGAACGCCGCCTGAAAGCGCTGTTCGGCGTGGCCACGCTGGACGGCTGGGGCGCCTTCACCCGCGCCGAGCTGGCGGCGGCGGGCGCGCTGCTCGACTATCTCGACCGGGCGGGACAGGGCCACCTCCCCTTCCTCCAGCCGCCCGTCCGCCGTGCCGCCGCCGATCACATGATGATCGACGCGGCCTCGCGCGAAAGCCTGGAAATCACCGCCACGGCCTCGGGCCAGCGCAAGGGCAGCCTGCTCGACGCGATCGACCGCACCGTCACCGGCGGCGGCGCCCGCGCGCTGGCGGCCGACCTGTCCGCCCCGCTCGGCGATCGCCCGATGATCGAGGCGCGGCTGGACCTCGTCGCCTTATTCCATGACGACACCGATCTGCGCGCGCGCCTGCGCAGCGCTCTCCGCGCCCAGCCCGATGTCGCCCGCGCCCTCGGTCGCCTCGCCTCGGGCCGGGGTGGCCCGCGCGATCTCGGTCAGCTCCGCGACGGTCTGGATCAGGCGCAGCGGCTGCAGGCGATGCTGCGCGGCGTCGATCCCGCCCCGCCCCTGCTCGCGCATCTGCTCCCGGCCCTCGGCGGCCACGGCGCCCTCGTCGACGAACTCGCCCGCGCGCTCGTCCCCGCCCCGCCGATCGAATCCGCGCAGGGCGGCTATATCGCACAGGGCTATGATGCCGCGCTCGACGCGCTGCGCGCCACCGGCGGCGAGGGCCGCCGCGCCATCGCCCAGCTGGAAGCGCGCTTCCGCGAGAAGACCGGCGTCTCCCAGCTCAAGATCAGGCACAACAATGTGCTGGGCTATCATATCGAGGTGCCGGCCAAGTCCGCCGATCCGCTGATGAAGGCGGAGAGCGGCTTCACGCACCGCCAGACCCTGGCGGGCGTCGTCCGCTTCAACGCGCCCGAACTGCATGAGGAGGCCAGCCGCGTCGGGCAGGCCGGCGCCCACGCGCTCGCCGCCGAGGCCGCGCATCTGGAGGCGCTGACCGAACAGGCGCTTGCCCGCCGCCACGACATCGCCGCCACCGCCGATGCGCTCGCCCGGCTGGACGTGTCGGCAGGCCAAGCCGAGCGCGCGGCCGAGGGCGGCTGGTGCCGCCCCGCCATCGCCGAACATCCCTGCCTCGAGATCGAGGGCGGGCGCCACCCCGTCGTCGAGAGCGCCGTCGCCGCCACCGGGGGGCGCTTCGTCGCGAACGATTGCCGCCTCTCGCCCGACGATCGCCTGTGGCTCGTCACGGGCCCCAACATGGGCGGTAAATCCACCTTCCTGCGCCAGAATGCGGCGATGCTGATCCTGGCGCAGGCGGGCGGCTTCGTGCCCGCCACCAGCGCCACTTTGGGTCTCTGCGATCGCCTGTTCAGCCGCGTCGGCGCGTCGGACAATCTCGCGCGCGGCCGCTCCACCTTCATGGTCGAGATGGTCGAGACTGCCGCGATCCTCGCGCAGGCGACCGAACGCAGTTTCGTGATCCTCGACGAGGTCGGGCGCGGCACCTCCACCTATGACGGCCTCGCCATCGCCTGGGCGGTGGTGGAGGCGGTGCACGACATCAATCGCTGCCGCTGCCTGTTCGCCACTCATTACCACGAGCTGACGCGGCTGGCCGACCGGCTCGACTCGCTCTCGCTCCACCATGTCCGCGCGCGCGAATGGAAGGGCGATCTCGTCCTGCTCCACGAGCTGGCGCAGGGGCCCGCCGACCGCAGCTACGGCCTCGCCGTCGCGCGGCTGGCCGGGCTTGCCCCCGCCGTGGTCGGGCGCGCCAAGGATGTGCTGAAGAAGCTGGAGGCCGGCCGCGTCGCCACGGGCGGCATCGCGGCGGGTCTGGACGACCTCCCCCTCTTCGCGGCTGCCGCAGTCGCCCCCGAGGAAGAGAAGCCAGACGCCCTGCGCGACGCCCTCGCCACGATCGATGCCGATGCGCTGAGCCCGCGCGAGGCGCTGGAGGCGCTCTATCGCCTCAAGGGGCTGGCGGCGGGAGAGTAA
- a CDS encoding outer membrane protein assembly factor BamE produces the protein MPTLASRRLMVGLCLGAVLLSGCTRIRDHKGYVVDSTLVESVQPGVDNRDSVMKTLGRPSFASEFDDGATWYYLSRETRQFAFTNPKPVQQVLLAVHFTKTGDVLNVKKTGTETIANVTPYGKKTPTLGRNRGFFADLFGNIGAGGANATRAPTADNPTNR, from the coding sequence ATGCCCACCCTCGCATCGCGCCGCCTGATGGTCGGCCTGTGCCTTGGTGCGGTCCTCCTTTCGGGCTGCACGCGCATTCGCGACCACAAGGGCTATGTCGTCGATTCGACGTTGGTCGAGAGCGTCCAGCCCGGAGTCGACAATCGCGATTCGGTGATGAAGACGCTCGGCCGCCCGAGCTTCGCGTCCGAATTCGATGATGGCGCCACCTGGTATTATCTGTCGCGCGAGACGCGCCAGTTCGCCTTCACCAATCCGAAGCCGGTGCAGCAGGTGCTGCTCGCGGTCCACTTCACCAAGACCGGCGATGTCCTCAACGTGAAGAAGACGGGCACCGAGACGATCGCGAACGTCACGCCCTATGGCAAGAAGACGCCGACGCTCGGCCGCAATCGCGGCTTCTTCGCCGATCTGTTCGGCAATATCGGTGCCGGCGGCGCGAACGCCACCCGCGCGCCCACGGCGGACAATCCCACCAACCGTTGA
- a CDS encoding type II toxin-antitoxin system RelE/ParE family toxin, with the protein MAEDVGQARRRATTTRMVRVVWTKLAIDRLESIRSYISISNPYAADRLAGRIFAAGQSLSEFPRRGRPARDDCRELVVHRSYVILYQISAETVSILDVRHAAQLQDEPGQP; encoded by the coding sequence ATGGCTGAAGACGTGGGGCAAGCCCGACGCAGGGCCACCACCACGCGAATGGTTCGAGTAGTCTGGACAAAGCTCGCGATCGACCGGCTGGAGTCCATCCGAAGCTATATATCGATCTCCAACCCTTACGCCGCTGATCGGCTGGCCGGACGAATCTTCGCCGCCGGGCAAAGCCTGAGCGAGTTTCCCCGACGCGGCCGCCCCGCACGTGACGATTGTCGCGAACTGGTGGTGCATCGATCCTATGTGATTCTATACCAGATTTCCGCCGAAACCGTTTCCATCCTCGACGTGCGCCACGCCGCCCAACTGCAAGACGAACCCGGACAGCCATGA
- a CDS encoding NADP-dependent malic enzyme → MAEGSNVEFSEREALNFHSQGRPGKIEIVASKPMATQRDLSLAYSPGVAVPVRAIAENPGAAFDYTAKGNLVAVISNGTAILGLGNLGALASKPVMEGKAVLFKRFADVDSIDIELATEDVDAFINAVALMEPSFGGINLEDIKAPECFVIEQTLRERMNIPVMHDDQHGTAIITAAGLINACFLTGRDIRTVNVVVNGAGAAAIACTELIKAMGVPNDQVLMCDRTGVLHKGRDDINQWQSAHAANTDRRTLEEALVDADVFLGLSAAGALPAAYLKTMAPKPIIFAMANPDPEITPPEAKAARPDCIIATGRSDYPNQVNNVLGFPFIFRGALDVRATTINEEMKIAAARALAELARQQVPEEVAAAYGGRAPSFGTDYIIPAPFDPRLMEIVPAAVAQAAMTTGVARKSIEDMTAYRDSLRGRLNPTTSVLTSAYAAARANPKRVIFAEAEEEVVLRAAIAFREGGYGIPVLVGRDGVPEKLREMGITNPEGFELHNSRHSPLVPQMVDYLYGRLQRRGYLRREVESMVNQDRNVFGALLLALGQGDAMITGVTRTYARTLQQVRRVIDPVKGRRPCGIHVLVAKNRTLFLSDTMVTERPEPKELAAIAQHTANVARKMGHEPRVAFLSFSTFGNPHGTWIDNVRDAIALLDQDKPDFEYEGDIAPDVALNEDVMKNYPFSRLSGPANVLIMPGLQSANISAKLLREVVGADAMIGPMLVGMEKPVQIATMSSTASELLTLAVLAGAGIAV, encoded by the coding sequence ATGGCCGAGGGCAGCAACGTCGAATTTTCCGAGCGCGAGGCTCTGAACTTTCACTCGCAAGGGCGCCCCGGCAAGATCGAGATCGTCGCGTCGAAGCCGATGGCGACGCAGCGCGACCTGAGCCTCGCTTACTCGCCCGGCGTGGCCGTGCCGGTACGCGCGATCGCCGAAAATCCGGGCGCCGCGTTCGATTATACGGCCAAGGGCAATCTGGTCGCGGTGATCTCGAACGGCACCGCGATCCTCGGCCTCGGCAATCTCGGCGCGCTCGCCTCCAAGCCGGTGATGGAAGGCAAGGCGGTGCTGTTCAAGCGCTTCGCCGACGTCGACTCGATCGATATCGAGCTGGCGACCGAGGATGTGGACGCCTTCATCAACGCGGTCGCCCTGATGGAGCCGAGCTTCGGCGGCATCAATCTGGAGGACATCAAGGCCCCCGAATGCTTCGTGATCGAGCAGACGCTGCGCGAGCGCATGAACATTCCGGTGATGCACGATGACCAGCACGGCACCGCGATCATCACCGCCGCCGGCCTGATCAACGCCTGCTTCCTCACCGGGCGCGACATCCGCACCGTCAATGTCGTCGTGAACGGCGCGGGCGCGGCGGCGATCGCCTGCACCGAGCTGATCAAGGCGATGGGCGTGCCGAACGATCAGGTGCTGATGTGCGACCGCACCGGCGTGCTCCACAAGGGCCGCGACGACATCAACCAGTGGCAGTCGGCCCATGCCGCCAACACCGATCGGCGCACGCTGGAAGAGGCGCTCGTCGATGCGGACGTGTTCCTGGGCCTTTCGGCCGCAGGCGCGCTGCCGGCCGCCTATCTGAAGACGATGGCGCCCAAGCCGATCATCTTCGCGATGGCCAATCCCGATCCCGAGATCACGCCGCCGGAAGCCAAGGCGGCGCGGCCCGACTGCATCATCGCCACCGGCCGTTCGGACTATCCGAACCAGGTGAACAACGTGCTGGGCTTCCCGTTCATCTTCCGCGGCGCGCTGGACGTGCGCGCGACGACGATCAACGAGGAGATGAAGATCGCCGCCGCCCGCGCGCTGGCGGAACTGGCGCGGCAGCAGGTGCCGGAGGAAGTGGCGGCGGCCTATGGCGGCCGGGCGCCCTCGTTCGGCACCGATTACATCATCCCGGCGCCGTTCGATCCGCGCCTGATGGAGATCGTGCCCGCCGCCGTGGCGCAGGCCGCGATGACGACGGGCGTGGCGCGCAAGTCGATCGAGGACATGACCGCCTATCGCGACAGCCTGCGCGGCCGCCTGAACCCGACCACCTCGGTCCTGACGAGCGCCTATGCGGCGGCACGCGCCAATCCCAAGCGCGTGATCTTCGCAGAAGCGGAAGAGGAAGTGGTGCTGCGCGCCGCGATCGCCTTCCGCGAGGGCGGCTATGGCATCCCGGTGCTGGTCGGCCGCGACGGCGTGCCGGAGAAGCTCCGCGAGATGGGCATCACCAATCCCGAGGGCTTCGAACTGCACAACAGCCGCCACTCGCCGCTCGTGCCGCAGATGGTGGATTATCTGTACGGCCGGCTGCAGCGGCGCGGTTACCTGCGCCGCGAAGTGGAATCGATGGTCAATCAGGACCGCAACGTCTTCGGCGCGCTGCTGCTGGCGCTGGGCCAGGGCGATGCGATGATCACGGGCGTCACGCGCACCTATGCGCGCACGCTGCAGCAGGTGCGCCGCGTGATCGATCCGGTGAAGGGCCGCCGCCCGTGCGGCATCCACGTGCTGGTGGCGAAGAACCGCACCTTGTTCCTGTCGGACACGATGGTGACCGAGCGGCCCGAGCCCAAGGAGCTGGCGGCGATCGCGCAGCATACGGCCAATGTCGCCCGCAAGATGGGGCATGAGCCGCGCGTCGCGTTCCTTTCCTTCTCCACCTTTGGCAATCCGCACGGCACCTGGATCGACAATGTCCGCGACGCCATCGCCTTGCTGGATCAGGACAAGCCCGATTTCGAATATGAGGGCGATATCGCGCCCGACGTCGCGCTGAACGAGGACGTGATGAAGAATTATCCGTTCAGCCGCCTGTCCGGGCCGGCGAACGTGCTGATCATGCCGGGCCTTCAGTCGGCCAACATTTCGGCCAAGCTGCTGCGCGAGGTGGTGGGCGCCGATGCGATGATCGGGCCGATGCTGGTGGGCATGGAAAAGCCGGTGCAGATCGCGACCATGTCGTCGACCGCATCCGAACTGCTGACGCTGGCGGTGCTGGCGGGAGCGGGCATCGCCGTCTGA
- the ssb gene encoding single-stranded DNA-binding protein — MAGSVNKVILVGNLGRDPESRSFQNGGKVVELRIATSETWKDRSSGERKEKTEWHTVKLFNEGLANTAERYLRKGSKVYIEGQLQTRKWQDQSGADRYSTEIVLQGFNGTLVMLDGPQGGGQGGGGASRGGWNEDDGGDFGGGYGQGGASGGGSGFGGGAAGGSFGGARGGGNAGGARPSPAPFDSDLDDDVPF; from the coding sequence ATGGCCGGATCGGTCAACAAGGTAATTCTGGTCGGCAATCTGGGCCGCGATCCCGAATCGCGCAGCTTCCAGAATGGCGGCAAGGTCGTCGAACTGCGCATCGCCACGTCGGAGACGTGGAAGGATCGCAGCAGCGGCGAGCGCAAGGAAAAGACCGAGTGGCACACGGTGAAGCTCTTCAACGAGGGCCTCGCCAACACCGCCGAGCGCTATCTGCGCAAGGGCAGCAAGGTCTATATTGAGGGCCAGCTCCAGACGCGGAAGTGGCAGGACCAGAGCGGCGCCGATCGCTATTCCACCGAGATCGTGCTGCAGGGCTTCAACGGCACGCTCGTGATGCTCGACGGCCCGCAGGGCGGTGGCCAGGGTGGCGGCGGTGCCAGCCGCGGCGGCTGGAACGAGGATGACGGCGGCGATTTCGGCGGCGGCTATGGTCAGGGTGGCGCAAGTGGCGGCGGAAGCGGCTTCGGCGGCGGCGCGGCCGGCGGCAGCTTCGGCGGTGCGCGCGGCGGCGGAAACGCGGGCGGTGCACGCCCGAGCCCGGCCCCCTTCGACAGCGATCTGGACGACGACGTCCCGTTCTAA
- a CDS encoding FeoA family protein → MRLDELPPRRATHIAAIDWDALDDKAARRLRELGFDEGVTIETLHRGPVGLDPIAVRVGKMTIALRKVVANAVTVTPA, encoded by the coding sequence ATGCGTCTCGATGAGCTCCCCCCGCGCCGTGCCACCCATATCGCCGCGATCGATTGGGATGCGCTGGACGACAAGGCCGCGCGCCGCCTGCGCGAGCTGGGTTTCGACGAGGGCGTGACGATCGAGACGCTTCATCGCGGTCCCGTCGGCCTCGATCCGATCGCGGTGCGCGTCGGTAAGATGACGATCGCGCTTCGCAAGGTCGTGGCCAATGCCGTCACGGTGACGCCGGCATGA
- a CDS encoding ubiquinol-cytochrome C chaperone family protein encodes MITKLISRLIGRDPERDALVPLYRAVVSAARLPVWYQAGKVPDTIDGRFDMIATILSLVLIRLEREGDRAVAASARLTELFVDDMDGQLRQQGVGDIVVGKHVGRMMGALGGRLGAFRDGLAWEGDLDGPIARNLLRSDAADPAAVAVLRHGLVSLYTALEATPVNELLDGAWRT; translated from the coding sequence TTGATCACGAAGCTGATTAGCCGCCTGATCGGGCGCGATCCGGAGCGGGATGCGCTCGTTCCGCTGTATCGCGCGGTCGTCTCCGCCGCCCGCCTTCCGGTCTGGTATCAGGCGGGCAAGGTGCCCGACACGATCGACGGCCGCTTCGACATGATCGCCACGATCCTGAGCCTCGTGCTGATCCGGCTGGAGCGCGAGGGCGATCGGGCGGTCGCCGCATCGGCGCGGCTGACGGAATTGTTCGTGGACGATATGGACGGCCAGCTGCGCCAGCAGGGCGTGGGCGACATCGTGGTGGGCAAGCATGTCGGCCGGATGATGGGCGCGCTGGGCGGCAGGCTCGGCGCGTTCCGCGACGGTTTGGCCTGGGAAGGCGATCTCGACGGGCCTATCGCGCGCAACCTGCTGCGCAGCGATGCGGCGGACCCGGCGGCGGTGGCGGTGCTGCGCCACGGGCTGGTTTCGCTGTATACGGCGCTGGAAGCGACGCCGGTGAACGAATTATTGGATGGTGCATGGCGGACGTGA